One Ictalurus furcatus strain D&B chromosome 7, Billie_1.0, whole genome shotgun sequence genomic window, TGtaccgggagtgaggagctTAGCGATGCTCAACGGGTCGCTCCGGTTGTCTCTTAGACTCCGTAaacttattttaatttctggCGACTTCGACGCTCCAGGTTTTTGAGCGGCGTCTGATACATACAAAGTGTCCATGCTTCTCTTTTCTCGGTTACAATCCGCGCTCGGTTCAGGcttctcgtgctctctctcaccGGACACTATTTGGATGCTCGGCACAAATAAGCGCGACATTTTTGTAAGCTTGCTGCTCGTCGAGTCCGTTTGCTCGTTTTTGCGCTCAGTCTGAACTTCTGGCTCTTCGTCCCTCCAGCTTCTGAAAGCGCTATTTTGGCTCCGAATCAGTGCGCCTCTGGACGCGTCCGCAGCTCCTTTTTTAGTGTCGAATGCCGCGCAGTTCTGAGACTCTAAATTGGTTTCCGATGCGAAGGCGAGAGTTTCTTCGTGGCGCTCGTTGGCCTTGGCGTCGCAGGATCCGCTGTCTCCGATGTCTCCGAGTTCGTCTAGGCACACGATACTGAAGTCGGAGCCTGTCTCGGAGAGTTTCGAGCTTTGTCTGTGAAGTCCTTTGAGCACAGCTTTGTCTCGGTGCGCTTCGTGCTCGTGACTGCCCGGCTCGCAGATCTCTCCACGCTCCATCTTGCGCTCCTGCTCGAACTGCATTTTCTTcgaaattacattttttagtatGCTCGAAGCAAATATGGATTTCTTGTGCACGTCCTCCATGGCTTCTGAATTGCACGGTGGCTTGCTGTGCGCCTTTTGCCGAGGGTTTGTAACCTCATCTGCGGAACGTGATCCTCCAGCGGTTCGGGCGGATTTCACGCGCCTTTCGTGTGCATGCGGACCCGCTTTAACGTTGCAGCGAAAATTCAGCGTTTCAGTTAGCCTTATTACCCCGCTCTGAACCTGTCCAATTTTGCCCATGAGCTCAATTTGTTTTGTTGACGATGCGTTTTGGGGGTTCACTAGATTGCCGTTCAAGGCAAATATCTCGACTGGGGGCGCCCTTCTACTGGTCAGAGTTAATCCCGTTATCCCTTTACTATCCGTCCTTTTTGCCAACTGAAAATTAGACGCGGCATTTTGATGGACCACTATATTGTTACCGCCTCCTTTAGACACGTTTACGTTGCCATACTTTAGATCAACAAGTGCTGACCACCTGTTGAGCCCTTTGCTGCGCTCTGAAGCCGAGGACTCGCTGGAAGTGCTGAAATTGATGGCATCGAGATACGGGTAGGCCAGACTTTTAAAAGCTCTGGCCGTGAGATTGCGCACTTCCTTGTCGGCATCGTCCAACTCACTGACAGCGCTGGATGTGCCGCTGGAGTACGCTGTAACATCTTTGcctttgtgtttgtttccaAAGTGCAAACGCCCGGGCAGAGCAATCAAACACTTTGCGCCATCGCATACCTTTTCTCCCTTTGTGTCCTTTAAAACACAATGGCTCATGTCCCCAGCGTGAATGGCATGATGGTGCTGGCCTCCATCATTTTCTTGGACGTTGCTAGGTTTGTTTATAGCTCTGGAAGTGGCTTTGATTGACAGATGAATGTGGCCTGTGCTTTTGCCTTGGCAATCGGGCGCTTTCTCGTCTGAGGTGGCGCTCCTGGTCCTGTCGCTCGGCTCACTTTCTGCCTGACTGCATGCCACTGCAGTGCTCCTATGAGCCTCGCCCTGGTTGTTTCCCACCTGTCCTCCTGTGGGTTCATCGCTGTTGGCAGATGCGTAGTCCACGAACGAATAGACCTGGTGGTCGTCCTCGATATCCCAAGTGGATGCTGTTTCTAAATCGCAGTCCACGTCGTGATCGAGTTCGGAAAGATGAATTTCGTGCGTGGTGATGTAGTGAGCCTCATCATCGGCGAACCCATGTATGCAGTAATCCGCGATCACCAAATCCACTTCGTCGTCCGACTCGCTTTTCTCGCTGAGATACAAATCCGTGCGCTGTAAATCACCATCCTCGAGTACTTTGGTCTCTTTTTCCAAATGTTCCGGTGCTCTCTCCGATTCGAGCTCTTCGAGTAACTCGGGACAGTCACTGAGGTTTCCATGACTGATCCGTAGTCTTTCAGAAGAAccagctgtttttgtttctgttgcCCCCTCTCTTCTGCCATTCTCCCAGCATTCCAGATTAACACATTTGCGCGCGGGACTGGGCAGATGTTCCGCCGAAGGAAGCCGGACGCACTGAAGGGTGTCCTTCTGGCCGGGAAAACGTACTTGCACCGCTTTCGTCTCGCCCAGTTTCAGGTCTAGCAATTCGTTCAGATCTACATAATTCGAGTCCTTTGGAGCCGCCACGACGCGTAAAACTTTGCTGGACAGCGCGCAGTGTGTGTCCCCGCCGTAAATCAGTGCCTTCTCTGATACTGCCATTGCTTTGTGATGAAGGACTTGGTTGATtagaagattattatttttttgcttttatgtgGGTAAATATTAGAGACACTATTCCCCAGGAAGCCCTACTGCTCGCCCCTGTTGTACAGTCCTAGTGGAGTTGTCACTCTGCGTAGATTTTCTTCCCCACAGTTGTCAGCGTGGCGCTCCAGACTCTCATTTCAGATGGTGACACGGGCAGAACAGACATTCCTGAGCCCAGCCGAGGGGCTTCTAAACGATACAGAcaaataatttttacattttgctggATGTAAGGTCATAGACTAACTTAATACCTTTATGTAAGCTGTCCTGGCGCTTCACTTCCATTACGTAGCCTATTCTGCTGCGGTGCCACCTGCCTTTAATACGCATATCTACAAATATAGAGACGGTGACGAAATGCGAAAACGGCTATTTTAAACTAGGATGTTGTGTCCGGCGTGTTTTGTTACATCCTGTGGACAAGGCCGAATCTCCAACACAACACTGTTTTGGaccaaaaataaaacctgaGTTACAATAGTCCACGTTCAGGgcgctttaataataataagaagaataagaataacaatgatgatgatgataacaacaacaataacaacaataataatagcctAATAATATACCACAAGTAAAACGCCTCTCCAAAATGACGTGATCTGATGGAGGAAATAGTCACAGTCTAAACAGAGTGCTACAGCATGGCAACATGAGAATGGATTTATTCAGTCCAATGCGCATAggaattctttatatatatatatatatatatatatatatatataggcctatATTACGTAAACAGTACACTCCTCAGTACACCAGACTAGCCTGAATGAGTGACTGATGTGCTGAAGTTTAGAAACAAGAACGAACTTGTGTTAATTCTGTCAGATCAGTATAAATGTGAGTATCTcgcacagacaaacacacaacgTTTTCAAGCGAAAACCGGCGATTTTTGCGAGGAATTTCAGCACCACAGGCGGGGACAGCTCCTCAGACGCGAACATAAATAAGAGTCGGAAAGATTTTACACTTACAGAATGATATTCACAAATGTGCTGAAACATGCAGATGTGTTTAAACACTTGCTTataccttcagaaaaaagggtactaaaatgtacatttacttGTCACTGTGTTGGTGCACATCGTTTGCCTAGAAATGTGCATAATTCCTTTTAAATTTTACCCTAGAACCTTATTACGGTCCATGTATGTACCTTTAATCATATTAAAGGTACACGAGACTCAAAAGGTATAAAAGATGTACCATTAAGGGTACCCCAGCGGCAAGGAAGGAGAGTTACTGACAGTGTAAGAAAATGGCCAAGTGAACTCAAAGGTGCAgacgtccgtccatccattttccacacagcttatcctacacagggtcacaggggatcCTGGAGACTATCCAAGGgatctcagggcacaaggcaggggacaccctggatcgggtgccaacccattgcagggcacaatcgcacacacattcacacactatggacaatttggaaatgcaattCAGCCTAtcatatgtctttggactgggagaggaaaccggagtaactggaggaaaccctgaagcacagggagagcatgcaaacgcTATGCAcacagaggcaggaatcaaaccctcaactctggaggtgtgaggcaaacgtgctaaccactaagccactgggTGCAgacatataaaaagaaaaaacaaaaaaacgcaaAATGCACAGAAACATTCACAAATATGTGACCATGGGCCGTGGTAGcgcagtggttaagacgttgggctATTGATCAGAACATCATGAGTTCAAATGCCAaactgtcactgttgggcccttgatcaaggcccttaaccctcaacttctcagatgtacaaatgagataaatctaagtctctctggatatgggcatctgccaaaaggccctaaataaatgaacatacagtatactgaatgaataaattattttttaatgtgctgGGGGATAATTCAGTTGCAAATGAATTTTTTCTATGTGACAGAAGAGTTCATCTCCACTTCTGTTTGCAAACTCCTAATTTTGTAACTAGATACTTTTCATATTCTTTATGCTCGAATACACCTACACATTTTAGTATATTAGTGAATATTTTTAAGAATAATTTCGGCCTGTATTTGACTCAGTGCAAGAGTGGTGCCTAGGTTTTAGCATAACACAAACAAACCTTTATTTACTCAGACAACTACCATGCTATAACTCCTGAGCTGCAAACAATTTAAAAGTTGAATCACCAGAGAAACCTACCAAATTGAATTAACACAATTACAGATGAATTGAACACTGGGGATTTGTCGGTGAAGCCTATGAACCTAGGTCCTCAACACAATATAATGAAAGGCCAAGAGTTTTAAAAGAGAATTGCTCTTTCCAGGTAGGCTTAAAGCAGATTAGTTGTGTGCTCAAACGGCTCACGGCTCACCATTTAAGTGCAGTGCCACATTATTAACACTGGTCAATGTTAAGTCTGTCATGTACAGTAACACAGTAAGTCATCTTACATTACCAGTAGCCATAAGTAGCAGCTGCTTTGCATTTACATTGGGATTAACAGTCTCACACATCACGTCATTCTACCCCAGCTCTCTTTTATTAGAGAAATGATTTAGTTGTCTatcactttattaaaatatgaaaaagtcAAATTGATAACTTCAACAGTAAAATACAGTCACTTATATAGCCTACATGTACAGTAAATACTTGTCACTCTTCTAAAGCCAAGCCTCTTTTTTTTGCAACTTCATAACTGGCAGCTTTCTATGGTTCTCTGTTTATTGGTTAACTATGTTTACTGGGTTCATAGAGACTGCACACAGTGTGCTAGGGTCTTTGTTTGGATGTGGAGGTCTATTTGTTTCAGCAAGGCAGTGGCTTAGCTACTGGCTAATTATGTAAAGCTGCTGTAACAGTGAAACAACAGGCCTGAGCAGAACAGCTGCTACTGTGAGCTTTAGCAATCTATTAATCTTATTAGCATGTAATAGATATACTGTAATAGTAGATTATGTTAAAGTTGATGAGGTTCATAAACAATACTAGCCTGTGCATTTTTGTTGATTCCAGTGTGTTGTTATTGCTTTGAATTGTAAGAAAAATTGATGAGGATGTCAAAGATCTAAAGAACAATAACTTTATTGCAGCATGGCAGTGACAAAGTACATGAAGCACTTCGGGTTCGTCAGAGTCAAAGTGAACCCCGAACAATATCAGAACAGATATTTTATACTGtgtttcaaaccaggttttctgtatataatgtaaatgaagtttcCCTCTAAATGTACATTAAGGATAGCATTTGATGTACTGATGttgttacaggtgtgaccccCATATGGTGAGGGGATAGGATTATTGAGAcagatgtctttctgaatgataATTACAGTCACGTAACCCTTTGTTCAGGTATGGGATAttcttgatgtcccactgctGCTCCTAtgctataactgtgtgaatgtcactttaggtgGTATTATACACTGCTGAGACTGAAGTGAATTGTCCCTTTGATAATTTGGCCTTTTTGGGGAACAAACTTATCCTAACACATTTTGGGGTGGAATCTGCTGagaggcagtctgtaatttcttacagtatattgtgtgtTAGGTTTGGAACAGTTGGATACTTAAGATATGCAAGTGTTATTAGACTCTCATATCCCAACAGTAACAGCTGCAGATTTTTATAAATGTGAGATGCCCACTGCCAAGATTCACTGGGCCTGAATTTTGGCTTGTGTCCTCTTGTAATACCATGGAAATTCTACACTAGTGTTGGTATAGTGCCATTTCTCACTTAGATTAGTTCCTTACAATATCCCTTCTGTTggttttttctctccatctaaTTATTGTTGgtgggtattttttttattattatgttagaTTTTTGTTCCACATTGTctgttattcatcttaaagcatattattcactaCCTACCATGACTCACTAACTCTGTTAAAACCAATAGGACATGTATGTAGTTAATGGTGTGTAGAATGTGAGTCTGGACACACTGATGGTTCCTTGGGTTAAAACTTATCACTCGTACTGGCATTGTACGATCAGCATGTTACTACCTGTATCCTGCTTTAGTACAATAAATACACCAGGTCTAAccattaaacattaataattgAACATGTAGGTAATTCATAAATATAGGTAATGTTGTAAGTAATGTTAGCCTAGCTATATAGTTAAGGTTGGTTAGcctgatattttaaatatagcatgccttttacttttttctttctttcttgttcatcCAGAGGTATTCAGGACTAGTGTTATGGTTGACTGTGTCACCGTTGTGTCTCAATTTTCATATTGTGTAACTTAATTGTTCATCTTAACATATCCTTGTTATGTAATTTCATATGTTGTTTCGTGGATGGTTCAGAAATTAAATGATTGCTTCAGTAAGCTCAGTTTCATTCTTGTGCTTTGAAtttgagatgtttatttggcaACAAAAGAGTTAAAATtcgttaattcattcattcattattcagtaagcactttatcctggtgagGGTTGAATAGATGCCGAGACTAATATGGGAACAGTGGGTGCGAGGAGGAAATACAgtgtaattaaaaatacatttgctgttcttacagaaaacttttgcactttaTACAGTGTGCTAATATGTAAACTCTGTCAGTAAGTTACTGTAAAGTTACACTGtcattttttacagtgtgttaaAATCAGCTAGTAAACCTGTCACATGGTGTGGGAGACATCTCTATAACATTCCTTTCTCTTTCACATTCTACTTGAATGGTATTCAGCTTCTTGTACTTTtccaaatttttttaatttccacttTTCATTCTAATCTGACAGCTCCGTGATCAATCtccatattctatgtgaaagatCAAAGGTTTGATGtaagcttttttattttcccattgAATTGGGGGAAAATCTAATGTatgtaatgtgttttattatgttggtattattttatataatttgcatattctACATTTATTACACTCTTACTCTGAGTCACTTGTTCCTAAAGACACGAGGCTTCTTCCATCTGTACATTTTCCCTGAACATTAGCTGTTGGACTGAGATTGAGCTACGATAGGGGCTTTCCAGGCCTGAAAGGTGAGCCGAGCTCTGGTGTCAGTGAGGAGAGCTTAGTGCAGGCagactgtctgtgtggatttaGTTCAACTGAGTTCAAGCCAAGAGAGTACAGATCATTCATTCACAGCATGTTTGGAGGTCTAAATCAAGACAAAATAATGGCAGCGACTGAATAACTTTTCAAAGACTTTTCATTTCATAGTATTGTGTTGTTTGTAGTCTTGAGAcacagtacatttcacattacatataaaacatagTATTAAATACATACCCAGTATGATGTAATGGATTTTTGAATATGAGAATTTCATATTCGACATAGTTAGTGGTGTTCAATATCACTAATAAAATTTATGTCCATTTTAACATTTGCGCATTTTTCACATCACTAACCAGAATTGCTCTATAAAGAAGTCCAGCACTGTCCAAGAAAAGGACTGTATCTGTCATCATGCCATTCATACTAGTGATATGAGCTGTCTCGGCAAGGACACAAAAGCATTGCAACAAAAAGATCATCCTAAAATGGtagaaaaaacaacattctcTGAACCTGGTCAGTGCTGCAGTGTTGGAAATTGAATGCAGAAATGCTATAGACAAAGTTCAATTGCTTAGTAATTTTGAAAGGCACAAATAAAAATGGACTAATTTGGATTTGAAAATGTTTAGAGTctttttggagtttttttttctatacattttttttaagaagtcTAACTTTGTTGCCACTTTAGTATGACTGCTGAAAAAGATCTGAGTCAATGGAAACTCTAAGATCATTTACTTGGTTTGTGgtattaaaaacaacagactTTGAAACCAAAGTGTATACAAGTAgtataaaacagatttaaaacaaacatttaatagtATCAAATACCAATTGACAAATGAAAATTCGACACCCTCAGACCGAATTAAAAGCTAACGAATAAAAGTGGGTCTTCAGGGAAGATTTAAACACATTTGCCTTGCAAATTTGTGGACGAATTTTGCCTGTTCTCCaagtgcttcgggggtttccacCTGGTGcgctggtttcctccctcagtccaaagacatgacctgtaggctgactggcatctctaaattgtccgtggtgtgtgactgtgtgtgtgtgattgtgccctgtgatgggttggcaccccgtccaggctCAACATATCTTATATTAATACGTATCATCAATGCATGTATGTACATGCATATCAATATTTCTATAGTGCATCTACAGAGCTAAAGTTGTTGGGTGAGTATGCGCTGTCTGCATGGTTATGACCAACAATTCTATTATCCGGCAGGATTCATCTGAGTAGGAGCATGTAAAGGTTGAACGGGATTCTGACCATTTTGACAAAATAACACCATCCTATTAAATACAACTTGAATCAACTGAGAACCATTCCAGACATTCCTATCCGGCATTCTGTGGTCGATCGTATCGAAGGTAGAACTAAGATGAAATAAGAATTGGTGCTGATATTTTGTCAAAATTCATGTTAAATGTATATTGTTCAGAACCTTAACTTGTTCAGAGTGCTCACAATGCTGCAATCGGGCCAAAATCCAGCCTGAAAGAGCCATTAATCAGAGAGAATCTACCCTGGCAATAATCCGAGGAACTTAATTAAAACTGTTTTCTCAGAATCACAACTCATGGCATACTGCATCTATATTGAgtgcatagttttttttccacctgaCATGCATCATGTGTCTGGTATTTGATggtaaaacagaaatactagACAGGCTGGTAGTGTCGAGTTTAATAGCTATATAACAACTGTTAGACATAATGTCTACTGTATCAGGAAGGCTTTGCACCAAATTTTCAACATTATTAGGTTTATAAGGTTAACGATGTTCTCAACAGCATTGGCACATAAAATAACCcaattttaaatcaaataagcAAATTTAAAACCATGTTGACATGATCAGAAGTTTTGTATTAACCTACTGATCTTtcatgatacattttcatgctgCCTCAAATAGTAAAAACGGCACAAATATACGTTGTTTGCATATTTGCACCCACAAATCAGTTGTACGTTCCGTTAATTCAGAAATTGATTGTGAAGTGAAATTATCACCTACTTCATAGGtactaaaaatgtgtttaaaaaaaaatatttgtaatgcaCTGGGAAAAAGTTTttggcacatgcaaagaaatgctgtagagctaagatgccttcaaaataattaaattaaataataattttaaaaaaaaaacaataaataaaatggtctgcacttatatagtgctttacactgtgtctcattcacccattcacacacactcacagtaggagagctgccatgcaaggcactaacttgccatcaggagcaacttggtgttcagtgtcttgcccaaggacacttcggcatgtggagtcacgtgggctgggaatcgaactgccaaccctacaattagtagACAACCTGtgctaccacctgagccacagccaccacCAATGTTTctacaaaaatacagtaaagagcagcaaacagtagtaaatgaaactcttacataatatgttgctttctttaatgacatacaaacatttttctgtaacatttaattttgtgctagaaaactaatgtttgggaatctaaaatgtttttgtactgacttgatagtgtagaagtcataaaataaaaaatctatagcaaagtttgtactaaaaaaaatagggtgcctaaaaatTTTGCACTGTAGGCTACtgtatattctttttttaaaaaaatgtgtcagTTTCACACATGACATGTCACATGTtatgtttcacacattttcaca contains:
- the c7h4orf54 gene encoding uncharacterized protein C4orf54 homolog, giving the protein MAVSEKALIYGGDTHCALSSKVLRVVAAPKDSNYVDLNELLDLKLGETKAVQVRFPGQKDTLQCVRLPSAEHLPSPARKCVNLECWENGRREGATETKTAGSSERLRISHGNLSDCPELLEELESERAPEHLEKETKVLEDGDLQRTDLYLSEKSESDDEVDLVIADYCIHGFADDEAHYITTHEIHLSELDHDVDCDLETASTWDIEDDHQVYSFVDYASANSDEPTGGQVGNNQGEAHRSTAVACSQAESEPSDRTRSATSDEKAPDCQGKSTGHIHLSIKATSRAINKPSNVQENDGGQHHHAIHAGDMSHCVLKDTKGEKVCDGAKCLIALPGRLHFGNKHKGKDVTAYSSGTSSAVSELDDADKEVRNLTARAFKSLAYPYLDAINFSTSSESSASERSKGLNRWSALVDLKYGNVNVSKGGGNNIVVHQNAASNFQLAKRTDSKGITGLTLTSRRAPPVEIFALNGNLVNPQNASSTKQIELMGKIGQVQSGVIRLTETLNFRCNVKAGPHAHERRVKSARTAGGSRSADEVTNPRQKAHSKPPCNSEAMEDVHKKSIFASSILKNVISKKMQFEQERKMERGEICEPGSHEHEAHRDKAVLKGLHRQSSKLSETGSDFSIVCLDELGDIGDSGSCDAKANERHEETLAFASETNLESQNCAAFDTKKGAADASRGALIRSQNSAFRSWRDEEPEVQTERKNEQTDSTSSKLTKMSRLFVPSIQIVSGEREHEKPEPSADCNREKRSMDTLYVSDAAQKPGASKSPEIKISLRSLRDNRSDPLSIAKLLTPGTGSSAGGLMKTSDEPKYQALTAALKSDSSDKIPHFTVRDVRDKAKMQAPIHQVRDVRKLVKSSYHFVSLDNNSTDMEHKTSKQNAYRNPTTLPPIVIKCHSVNTNNNAKQSEKLSDSSDHKPVEDILEADGSHPQETIDGINTGSAQISKPTDHVHLANIKQEETLELGIETKTTTKRQEKVCDPGEKKADSKMAALEKLQAAVKTMEQLYVFDKNEWKRKSEPQPLTDSHVLSLLSNEHHGGDEQDQGNTSSSSVTMRRDSFSNPDKMVTAGQQSTRKEEKEIFKTSHTPAIHDKRKDTKTVMHLGGTPNKNISSLSHSQKSFMPVTTSSVKALQMHASSSASVSSIAVKNRNSPNPPVSLNTGITKSKLVTERRENLSSNADKSNRAGFAPVQFTSSVDSENYVTIPVKPYAQQSHMVHSSNNKSHGDSHQPPKRSSTVMETRSPDTPTATIYHHPLPITMHAAQPQVICFSPTVQPSPVPTDHFPSTQRKMLLDPTTGNYYLVDTPVQPATRRLYDPETGQYVDVPMPQHPPITPVSVPISPLALSPGGYGHTYMFYPGYMASTVIPARTIQSQLSMQSEVEAGDESHTGQQGDGTYTESPYYMPSGKFLHLNPGTQHVTTGRAANNKVPVISITSQQGPRIIAPPSFDGTTMSFVVEHR